The Thermostichus vulcanus str. 'Rupite' genome segment GCAATTGGCGAAAGCGGATCCCTGTGGCCTGAAACACGGCATTGGCAATCGCAGGAGCTGTGCAGTTGGTGGTGATCTCCCCGACTCCTTTGGCCCCAAAAGGCCCATAGGGATCCGGCTGTTGAATGAGATGCACCCGCATCGGCGGCACATCCTTGGCTGTAGGGATGCGGTAGTAGCGGAAGCCAGGGTTGAGGATTTGCCCCTGCTCATCCTGGATCAACTCCTCCGAAAGAGCGTAGCCAATGCCCATGGCGGTGCCACCTGTAACTTGTCCATGACAGATGCGCGGGTTAATCGCTGTGCCCAAGTCGATGGCCTGCACACTGTTAAGCAGCTCAATCTGCCCTGTTTCCATATCCACCGCCACTTCCACCCCCGCCACCGCAAAGGTGAGGGAAGACTCATCGGCAGCATGATGCAGCTCCACTTCAATCGGATCCGCTGCTTGTTCCGCCAATTCCGCCAAGGTCAGGGATCCCTGGGAACTGGAGAAGATCCCATGGGCAAACTGCACCCGTTCTGGATCCGTTTGTAACCTCAGGGCGGCAGCCTGGATCAGCTTCTCCCGCAGGGCCTCGGCAGCACGGCGACTGGCTTGGCCGGAAATGAACAGGGTAGCGGAAGCGTAGGATCCGGCATCAAAGGGGGTTTGTCCGGTATCGGCGGCAATCAGGTCGATCTGATGCAAAGGGATCCCCAACACTTGGGCAACAATTTGGCGCAGCGTGGTATCGGAGCCAGTACCCACATCCACGGCGCCGCTGCGCATCAGGATCCGCCCCGAGGGGAGAAGGGTCAATTTCAGGCCGGCAACATGAATCTTGGAAAGACCGCTCCCCTGCATAGAAACAGCAATGCCACGGCCATAACGGCGGGATCCCTGCGGGGGCGGAAGCGGGGTGGCAAAGGCGGCCTGGATTTTCTGGAAGCACTCCTGTAGGCCGTAGCTGCCGATGAGGTTGAAGTGGGAATCCTTGAGGTCGGCCTGCTGTTGATCCCGATAGCCCAGGGCCAAGGCATCTCCAGGGCGAATCACATTTTTTAGGCGCAACGCGATCGGATCCAACCCCAACTTGTGGGCAATCTCATCCATCTGGGACTCCATGGCGAAGGTGCCTTGGGTAGCCCCATAGCCACGAAAGGCCCCCGCTGGCATGGAGTTGGTGTAAACAGCAAAGCCCTCAAAGCGTTTGTGGGGACAACGGTACAACCCCAGGGGCACGTAGCCCGCCAAAAACACCACCGTCTGGCTGTGGTTGCCATAGGCCCCAGCATTGCCGTAGGCGGTTATCTCCTGGGCAACCAGGGATCCATCCGCTTTCACGCCGGTTTTGATGCGGATCTGCATGGCATGACGGCTGTTGGTGGCGGTGAACTCTTCACTGCGGGTCAGTTCCCATTGCACCGGGCGGCCTGTTTTCAGGGTTGCCAGAGCACAGAGGGGTTCGGTGAGAATTTCCTGTTTGTTGCCAAAGCCGCCCCCGATTTTGCCCTTAATCACCCGAATGCGGTCGCGGGGGATCCGAAAAACTTCGGAGAGAACCCGCTGACAATGAAAGGGAACCTGGGTGCTGGAACGCACCACTAAGCTGCCATCGGCTGCCAGCCAACTGGTGCTGACGTGGGGTTCCAAATGGGCATGTTGAACAGCAGGGAGCTGATAGGTGTTCTCCAGGATCAGATCCGCTTCGGCAAATCCCTGCTCGGGGTCACCCTTTTGCAAATGGACATAGCCGGCCAGGTTGCGGCTGGCATCGTAAATTTGTCGGGCCTCCGGTTCGTCGTGCAGGATGGGGGATCCCGGTTGCATGGCTGACAACGGATCCAGCACATGGGGCAGCACCTCATAGTCCACCCGGATCAGCTCACAAGCTTGCTCAGCAATTGCCACTGACTCAGCCACCACCGCCGCTACTACATCCCCAACAAAGCGCACCTTCTTGTCCAGCACAAAGCGATCCAACGGATCCGGCACAGGTTCCGCATGGCCGGCGGTACTGTAGATCTGGCGAGGACTATCCTGGTGGGTGAGCACAGCCACCACACCGGGCAAAGCTTGGGCTGAGGTCGTGTCTAGGCCACGGATGCGGGCATGGGCATGGGGAGAGCGCAGCACTCGTAAATGCAGTAACCCAGCAGGGGTAAAATCGCCGGTGTAGGCGGGTTGTCCAGAGACGATCTCCGGCCCATCCTGCTTGGGAATGTTGCGTCCCACACTCTCCAAATCGGATTCAGGCAGCTCTGCCGGGATCCCTTGAATGCTTTCTAGAATCGCCTGGTAGCCGGTGCAGCGACAAAGATTACCCCGCAGTTGATCTCGCAACTGGGCTTCCGACGGGATCCCTTCCCGACACAGTTGACGCGCACTCAGGATCAGACCCGGCGTGCAAAAGCCGCACTGAAACCCTTGCCCTGCCAAAAACCGGGCCTGCATCGGATCCCATTCCCCATCCTTGGCCAACCCTTCAATGGTGGTGATCCGCTGGCCCTGCAGCCGGGCCGCCGGATACAGACAGCTGTGGATGGCCTCCCCCTCCAGCAGCACCGTGCAGGCGCCGCAATCCCCCGATTCACAGGCGCGGTGTACCCCCACCCACCCCAGCTCCCGCAACAGACTGAGCAAGCTGGATCCCGGTAAAACCGATTCGCTGTAGGAGTGGCCGTTAACTTGCAGGTGAATGGCAATCAAGGGGGAGTGCATGGGGGGTCTTGGCATGATGCCTGTTGGTAAAAAGTGGGCTTCCGGGATCCCGTTTTCACATCTACGACATTTCGTTCGGCTGCCAATGTTTTTGACGAACAATCTGAGCAGGTGATGGGATCCTCCCCTCGCCGGATCGGTTTGCCCTCCCTGATCATCAGGGATTCTTTTCCATGATCAAAACAGG includes the following:
- a CDS encoding molybdopterin-dependent oxidoreductase, whose product is MHSPLIAIHLQVNGHSYSESVLPGSSLLSLLRELGWVGVHRACESGDCGACTVLLEGEAIHSCLYPAARLQGQRITTIEGLAKDGEWDPMQARFLAGQGFQCGFCTPGLILSARQLCREGIPSEAQLRDQLRGNLCRCTGYQAILESIQGIPAELPESDLESVGRNIPKQDGPEIVSGQPAYTGDFTPAGLLHLRVLRSPHAHARIRGLDTTSAQALPGVVAVLTHQDSPRQIYSTAGHAEPVPDPLDRFVLDKKVRFVGDVVAAVVAESVAIAEQACELIRVDYEVLPHVLDPLSAMQPGSPILHDEPEARQIYDASRNLAGYVHLQKGDPEQGFAEADLILENTYQLPAVQHAHLEPHVSTSWLAADGSLVVRSSTQVPFHCQRVLSEVFRIPRDRIRVIKGKIGGGFGNKQEILTEPLCALATLKTGRPVQWELTRSEEFTATNSRHAMQIRIKTGVKADGSLVAQEITAYGNAGAYGNHSQTVVFLAGYVPLGLYRCPHKRFEGFAVYTNSMPAGAFRGYGATQGTFAMESQMDEIAHKLGLDPIALRLKNVIRPGDALALGYRDQQQADLKDSHFNLIGSYGLQECFQKIQAAFATPLPPPQGSRRYGRGIAVSMQGSGLSKIHVAGLKLTLLPSGRILMRSGAVDVGTGSDTTLRQIVAQVLGIPLHQIDLIAADTGQTPFDAGSYASATLFISGQASRRAAEALREKLIQAAALRLQTDPERVQFAHGIFSSSQGSLTLAELAEQAADPIEVELHHAADESSLTFAVAGVEVAVDMETGQIELLNSVQAIDLGTAINPRICHGQVTGGTAMGIGYALSEELIQDEQGQILNPGFRYYRIPTAKDVPPMRVHLIQQPDPYGPFGAKGVGEITTNCTAPAIANAVFQATGIRFRQLPLTPERVWTALQLQQGNWVDTPHA